In Rhinolophus ferrumequinum isolate MPI-CBG mRhiFer1 chromosome 5 unlocalized genomic scaffold, mRhiFer1_v1.p scaffold_110_arrow_ctg1, whole genome shotgun sequence, one DNA window encodes the following:
- the NET1 gene encoding neuroepithelial cell-transforming gene 1 protein isoform X2, whose protein sequence is MVAHDEIGGLLPIKRTIRVLDVNNQSFREQEEPSNKRVRPLARVTSLANLISPVRNGAVRRFGQTIQSFTLRGDNRSPASAQKSSSRSSVSTPAKRRSSVLWSEMLDVNMKESLTTKEIKRQEAIYEMSRGEQDLIEDLKLARKAYHDPMLKLSIMSEEELTQIFGDLDAYIPLHEALLARIGEATKPDGTVEQIGHILVNWLPGLNAYKGYCSNQLAAKALLDQKKQDPRVQDFLQRCLESPFSRKLDLWSFLDIPRSRLVKYPLLLKEILRHTPKDHPDVQLLEEAILIIQGVLSDINLKKGESECQYYIDKLEYLDEKQKDPRIEASKVLLCHGELKNKNGHKLYVFLFQDILVLTRPVTRNERHSYQVYRQPIPVQELVLEDLQDGDVRMGGSFRGAFSNSDKAKNIFRVRFRDPSPGQSHTLQANDVFHKQQWFNCIRTAIAPFQQATGPAELQGLLELREECAENSPSAGNVRAQRRASTLSSVTQVEGDGDASECGSPVHTADSIKSVKAHRTQSGFRKARDKAKFSGKRKETLV, encoded by the exons gagCCAAGCAATAAAAGAGTTCGACCTCTAGCTCGGGTCACATCCTTGGCAAATTTAATCTCTCCTGTAAGAAATGGAGCAGTCAGACGTTTTGGTCAAACAATACAg tcctttacCCTTCGTGGTGACAACAGATCCCCAGCTTCTGCCCAGAAGTCATCGAGCAGATCATCAGTGTCCACACCTGCTAAACGGAGAAGCAGTGTACTGTGGTCAGAGATGTTAGACGTCAACATGAAGGAGTCTTTAACTACCAAAGAAATCAAACGGCAGGAG GCAATATATGAAATGTCTCGAGGCGAACAGGATTTAATTGAGGATCTCAAGCTTGCAAGAAAG GCCTACCATGACCCCATGTTAAAGTTGTCTATTATGTCAGAAGAGGAACTAacacaaatatttggtgatttgGACGCTTACATACCTCTGCATGAAG CTTTGTTGGCAAGAATAGGAGAAGCAACCAAGCCCGATGGGACAGTAGAGCAGATTGGTCACATTCTTGTGAACTGG TTGCCAGGCCTGAATGCCTACAAAGGCTACTGTAGTAACCAGCTGGCAGCCAAAGCTCTTCTTGATCAAAAGAAACAGGATCCAAGAGTCCAAGACTTCCTTCAGCGATGTCTTGAGTCTCCCTTCAGTCGCAAACTAGATCTTTGGAGCTTCCTAGATATTCCTCGAAGTCGCTTAGTCAAGTATCCTTTactgttaaaagaaattcttagGCACACTCCAAAAGACCACCCTGATGTTCAGCTTCTCGAGGAAGCT atATTGATAATACAAGGAGTTCTCTCTGATATCAACTTGAAGAAAGGTGAATCCGAATGCCAGTATTATATTGACAAACTGGAATATTTGGATGAAAAGCAGAAGGACCCTAGAATTGAAGCAAGCAAAGTGCTGCTTTGTCATGgggaactgaaaaacaaaaacggACAT AAACTTTACGTTTTCCTGTTTCAAGACATCTTGGTTTTGACCCGGCCTGTGACACGAAATGAGCGCCACTCTTACCAGGTTTACCGGCAACCAATTCCCGTCCAAGAACTGGTCTTGGAAGACCTGCAGGATGGAGACGTGAGAATGGGAGGGTCCTTTCGCGGGGCTTTCAGCAACTCAGATAAAG CTAAGAATATCTTTAGAGTTCGCTTCCGAGATCCCTCTCCAGGCCAGTCTCACACTCTACAAGCCAATGATGTCTTCCACAAGCAGCAGTGGTTCAATTGTATTCGAACAGCCATTGCCCCCTTCCAGCAGGCCACTGGTCCAGCCGAGTTGCAGGGTCTGCTAGAGCTGCGTGAGGAGTGTGCAGAGAACAGCCCCTCTGCCGGGAATGTCAGGGCCCAGAGAAGGGCGTCCACGCTGTCGAGTGTGACTCAGGTTGAAGGGGATGGAGACGCTTCAGAGTGTGGCTCCCCGGTGCACACAGCAGATAGCATCAAGAGTGTCAAAGCGCACCGAACACAGTCTGGCTTCCGAAAAGCAAGGGACAAAGCCAAGTTCAGTGGCAAAAGGAAAGAGACTTTGGTATAA